aatgtgggaggtgaggttagttcacaaacctccttcttgcacctggaaatctactttgtacatactttttgctaccttcaaggccgcggtgagcgaagcagttgcagaggagttacaaagaacaaacacttgcccttatctgttctactgtacagagccagcaattctccacaaagtggttatgtcatcttataactaaaataatcaaagtttaaggcatatattttttctgattccacagccccccccctttgagactatttagtctcactttagccttaaactttcattctcatgagcccctctatttcatcatgcagcctttcatgttttctttcaatctgctcacacttttgtaacactattattctagactctgctgtgggttttcttgccttgctaaagcttctcctgctggctttcacgcagcagaggatcagttgcactaatacataaaacattatcagaactatcaagacaaacaatattccatacaggattttcttgccaagggccctgaaatctgggagccaggaggttagccaagaccacatttcttctagaccccagtcagtattttctgaggccacttgatgtaagacccttaactgatttcggattttgcgaatgtcagtttcgattcgcatgtcctgattgacatagacacaacaggtggagtttactaaggcacatactcctccctgggataccaataggtaatctagggctatgcggtgttgtatagttacttgtgagatctgggagatctcttcttgcagagcctgaattgcatctgcagtggcatttcccatagcttccattgtggctgaaatgttaattatggctagttccaattctcttactccaagccacggtatgaaggttctcacaaatcgatggaatcctgtgtttctggtagctaaggggttaaccgccctttccatgtgatggttgaaattttttacttgttccagatatatcgcactatgcatttcaaaaccagggataacacgtccaagagtgcatgcccccacccaattccagggcgagattttatgagccctgtttctgcagagccagtaaaggcctggggcagaaagggtactcaaatctcgacaggtgttgtgccatatccggcactttcgattgatatgcatcgtataggacggaccacgtttagctgctatcctgctggaccgagatatattacaagtaaaattggagtcaatgtaaaattccgatctgtttgcaatgagagcaacatgaggttccttagaaaagttgtagaccatgaatcctgtacaattgagagagggtatgttacccaacaggattccactggtgctactagggctataatctagagtagtaaggcaatgagggtagtgtcctacaggtgtggctttattataagctccggtgttgttgaatctgtaacagaaaggcacctctactcttggggagattatccagttagtaggggtggccctccattctttaggagcggaccgatgggcagctaacgagtagtgtctaacgaagccgccgtttattgttccccattgctggagggatattggtactccgatcattgggattcctttgtgtaggtgcgctgggctgtgagagcatatccagcagtcacttttatttccagcttgagccaccgtacaGGAGAtgtgcaaatacaaatttttctcccaccccgcttgggtgatactgagatacccaagtgtgatatataaggatatcagtgccatttttagatacaggagggacaaagaatcttaacaacaaacataaccagcaccagtaagaaaaagaacactactagccaaacccaggatggcagccaaagtctttcttcgtcctctgggctcaagttacctaaaggactgataatgtcggctcttggtcttgatcgaggtggtgatcttccgaatgggagcattcactttcttcgaggccgaagatgatatcttcgttcttcaactgatgaatccggctgggctgaggtgttgggttcaggggagaggttactagcactcgcaccctgatgctcctcacttgcctgagtgaggttctgagggtctttgtccttggcctcagggaaagatcccaaccttggttggaatacagctgcttcggggtccaatggaggtgataccttcttgcagtgcgaggcgtgagtccacgtttggtgaccttggcaacgaacagcagaattagtggtcagaagtacctggaaaggtcctttccatctgggttgaagtgcgtttttccgttgatagacctttacgtagatccaatcccctggttcgaggttgtgacagggaacatccggtggttgaggtaaggcttcttggacctgtgaatgaacagacctggcatacttcattaatgccttgcaataatttagtacagtttcatcagttaattgtaggtctgtttggtgaggggcaacaggtggtgtagctggcatcctcatgggtcgtgccatgagtatttcataaggggttaggccatgttttctgttaacagtgtttctaatgtgcataagagcaatgggcagtgcatcaggccatttgagacctgtttcagcacaaatcttcgaaatgcgcgtttttaaatcagagtttttacgttctacagcaccacttgattgtggatgataactacagtgtaggtgttgctgtatgttgagtgcttggcagatgttttttactatctgtcctgtgaaatgggtgccgcggtcactatctattgtgaggggcaatccaaatctagggatgaattctttgagcaatttctttgctacagtgatggaatcagcatgtacgcatgggtaggcttccacccatccagagaacacatcagtaataacaagaatgtactcataagaacagcacttaggtagctgcacaaaatcaatttgcagatttacaaacggtccccatggagggggatgggctgcgggtgtcgtttttatccgttgcccaatgttgtgagctaagcagatgggacaggagctacagtactgttgtgccatggaaggaaaatttggggcaaaccaatttctttgtgctgtagcaatcattcctcctttgctcgtatgggccacagagtgggttaaacgagcaagatgtggtaaaagctctctaggcgccaccaggcggccgtccggggagcgccagagagagtcggggtgcagtgaacatcctgcacgcagccagtcatttattttcttttttggggcctgattttgaagaagggccagacttgaaaggctagccaaaggagactggtctgctgaaaaacaagcaaaaacagagttaggagcctgtgggccagaaagggccgcgtttctggcagaacggtctgccagatcatttccttgtgtgacatcatcaaagggtttctcatgagctttacatttaacaatagcaatagcaagaggcaattgaacagcttttaagagcgcttttacataacaaccatgactgatttgggtccctgatgaagtgaggaaccctctttgtttccagatttgtccaagatcatgaacaacaccaaaagcatacttagagtcagtataaatggttgtggtttgattttttgcaagaatgtaagcacgtgttaaagcaatgagttcagcaacttgtgCAGAAcaagcttggggtaaagaataggcttccaaaacagcatactgagtgcatactgcatatcccacaactaatttgcctgcatcatttttaagacaggaaccatcaacaaacaaaacgaggtcagagttcgggataggaatgtccttgaggtcagttcgaggggttaacaattgagttgtgatagacaggcaatcatgaggctcaccatcagaggcaattggcagaagtgacgcaggattcagaattgaacagcgatttaaggttacatttgcagctgacagtagaagtttctcctatttagtaagacgggaattggaaatgtgctgagttttgtccttgaggagaagggccatcacagcatgtggaactgcaactgTTAAAgtgtgtcccaaaactagagaatctgccttttcaaccaacaaggcagcagctgcaactgaacggagacaaggaggaagtcccgcagctacgggatcaagggcagagctgtaatatgcaattgggtgatgcttttcaccatgcagctgagtgagtattcctaaagcgattccttcccgttcatgacaaaacaaggtaaagggtttcttataattaggaagtccaagagcgggagcaagagtgagggctggcttaagggccacaaatgcttgttcggcttcaggagtccaagggaggggttccagggtggtatcatgagtgaatgcttgcaagggttttgcgaaagcagcataacccaggatccactgtctacaataacccgttgcacctaagaatcccctcatctgttttctagtcataggtttgggaatgttgaggatagcttcaactctactaggggaaaggtgtcgttctcctgctgagatatcatgccctaaataatgtaccttagacttgcagagctgcaatttagattttgaggccttgtggcctttctgagctaaagctgtgaggaatgtcaaagtatcttgcttacaggcctccgaagtgggtgaggctaacaatagatcatcaacgtactgaacaagggtggacccccctttgaacatgataggatccaaatctttttttaggatctgggaaaacagggttggggactctgtatatccctgagggagtcttgtccaggtatattgaaatccctgataagtaaatgcaaacagatactggctatccttatgaacggggatagagaaaaaagcagaacaaagatccactactgtgaaatatgtagcatctgaagggatacaggaaagaacagtggcagggttagggaccacggggaaagcgggtaaaacagcggcatttacagctcgaagatcttgcacaaagcgatacgtatctttatcaggttttttgacaggtaggataggtgtgttgaaaggggagcgtattgggacaataatcccttgctcaaggagtgaggaaacgacaggcttgatcccttcctcagcttcctttgagatggggtactgtgggacacgaggaagtggcttggcagggttcaggatgatatgcactggttcagcactcagcatgtgccccacttcattcgcatgggtggaccacagccgtggaggtactcgtgccaacagttcctcttgcaagtaggaagtgtcaggatcagagtactcctgggttagcaaagccacaaactcggtttccctatgttccggtacctcaaggtaaacaccatctgggctacaataaatcacgcatcccagtttacacaacaaatccttaccgagaaggttgacaggtgcacaagggctaagaagaaaggcatgattttcagacaaagagccaatagagatggagacaggttcagagacgggatgtgggataggttgtccgcctataccgacagcatttacagtttcaggagaataaggtagaaaaggaaactcagcagcctttagcgtggagcgggacgctcctgtgtcgacaagacaggagacaggtttaccagaaataaggcattcaacaaatggaccagattggtcagtagcaagcaaaggagcaatgatgtcactgtccctcaggctgtcctattcaacactgggaaaattgacaggaagtggaggtgggggctggggtctgggtccttggccggggcggttggggcattctgatttccaatgtccttcttgcttgcaataatgacattggttcccatagcctaggttttgtgggctcaaggatctatctcttcccctgaatctacccgggcctccccttccccgtcctcgtccccttcctctacctggaccctgcaactgagaaatctgtaaggccattaacttaaactcggcattgtctttagaccgtttcaatttgttatgaaaatggttagccgcagcaaggacttcggtcaaatctttagtttcccagccaataattactgtttgaattttctcagcaattttagggttaagtccctggacgaatgctgccactattgcttgtttagcatttccgactgggttatccattcctgagtatagttcaaatgcctgtttgaggcgttctaaatagtcactggggtgtttatttttgttttgtttacaggtatttattttggtccagtgtgccttttttgggcaaattgtgagaactgtctgaaccaaagcatttctcttgttaataaagtcttggccaatccctgggttttgatctggccaagtacaggcagcgtacagacgtagcatagtttccttgggcaaaatcgatcgcatgagctgattaatgtcagcccatgttggattataacaatttataacagtctgcaattcttcctgaaatttttctgggtcttccctgatttttgggaacttttgagttaaattgtagagatcacctggagtccagggtgcatgcacagttactatattttgtccatcggtgccaatgcctggcatttgtcttagggggtaaacttgtgcagttcgggatctcagattgatgggagatctttccatgcctattcccattcttctaaatacacctgtggtgggttgtgacccaggagtaaattgccacactggtgatgattgagtggcagatatggtggatgagtccggactattaagctccgtggatggatttactgaaggagcttcagctaatgggtcactagcctgggctgcagcctgatgttgaaccggttgttgctgatgtgggagtcccaggagagcagggttcgaacaaaggtcaaggatatcctctgctggctccggtgatgggggcgccccgggcaatgctggatacatcggagcggtggccggcgtgtaatttgggggagcagccaatttctcccgaacagcttttaactgctgttttaatttttcttgagagtcttttaggctcctagtttgagattctgtccgccttttggacatttcatcataccaataaaagaacgcgtcccactgattttgtggtgttttggatccgcaggactctaacgcccctctcaagtgcactattttatcctgatcaaatgttccttcctgtggaaaatgcttcacaggatcatccctagtataccagttccattTATCCAGGTatttgcaagtctcgggagaatagtgtgtgtacataaagtacgcccgAGTCCCCTTAgaggggacaggaacttgtttagactgacttgttcccattttcagtcacacagggagacgtaggagaggcttatttaggatgtctgggccgctcagtgccttgccccgcagt
This genomic window from Alligator mississippiensis isolate rAllMis1 chromosome 2, rAllMis1, whole genome shotgun sequence contains:
- the LOC132248623 gene encoding endogenous retroviral envelope protein HEMO-like — its product is MALISLYITLGYLSITQAGWEKNLYLHISCTVAQAGNKSDCWICSHSPAHLHKGIPMIGVPISLQQWGTINGGFVRHYSLAAHRSAPKEWRATPTNWIISPRVEVPFCYRFNNTGAYNKATPVGHYPHCLTTLDYSPSSTSGILLGNIPSLNCTGFMVYNFSKEPHVALIANRSEFYIDSNFTCNISRSSRIAAKRGPSYTMHINRKCRIWHNTCRDLSTLSAPGLYWLCRNRAHKISPWNWVGACTLGRVIPGFEMHSAIYLEQVKNFNHHMERAVNPLATRNTGFHRFVRTFIPWLGVRELELAIINISATMEAMGNATADAIQALQEEISQISQVTIQHRIALDYLLVSQGGVCALVNSTCCVYVNQDMRIETDIRKIRNQLRVLHQVASENTDWGLEEMWSWLTSWLPDFRALGKKILYGILFVLIVLIMFYVLVQLILCCVKASRRSFSKARKPTAESRIIVLQKCEQIERKHERLHDEIEGLMRMKV